The genomic stretch ACCTGATGCGAGCCGTAGGCAGGTCCTGGTCGTCCGTACGGAAATGTTCCGCTCCCGGCACCAATCGTGGATGGTGTCACCTATCAGGGATACAGCCGCTCCAGTGTCCACCAAAGCCGCAACGTCCTTACTCAGAACGCGCGCCACGATAAACGGTCCGATGTTGCATATGTCATCTTGCGCTCGACATGAGAGCTGGATCGAGGCCACTACGTTATCAGACAAGATAGCCATGGTTAGAATTCGCTTGCTTCTTATCGACATTTTCAGCAGCCGACGACAGAACTGAGTCATTCCCAATTACCGCCGCCGGAGTCTCGGGTTTCCCTGCGGGGGTTGTCTGGGGGTAGTAGTGGTCTGCCGCGGGCAGTTACGACGAAAATGACCGCGTTCACCGCAACCGTAACAACGGGGTTGTGTTCCTGCGTTATTACTTGCTCTAGAGTCGCGCCTGTCCTGCCGTGGTGCATGACGTGCATCACCGACTTCGCGCTCGCGCGGCTCTGCTCGTGCCGACCTCGCTCGGTTCCTTTGCTCATATGCAAAGGGATCCAAAGAACGGTAAACTGGCCCggcggacgaaccgccgtgtgTTCCAACAGTCCCACGGGGGTTTAGTTCCGCGTCTAACGACTGTCTCGGCCCGTTCCATGCGCAGCTAGGCCCCAGCGTTTGTTCCGGCCTAGGCGGTGGGCGGTACTGCAATTCCGCCAACAAATCTGCTTGGATGAGACGGGCTTCTTTAGCGAGGTCATCGAGCGAAGAAAAGCTTCGCCCCCGCAAATAAGGCTTAAAACGAGGGTGACATTGGCGAATAGCGCGGGCCACCTTGTCGCTTTCCGTCGCGAGCGGTTCAGCTCTGCGGTACAGCTCTTGGATTGCCCGGGTATATTCCAACAGGCTCTCCTCCGCGTGCTGCGTTCGAGCCATGAGTTCCTCGCGCATACGCATTGCATAATCCGGGGGCAAAAATTCCTCCCGAAACAGGCGCTGAAATTCGGTCATAGACGGAAATGCGGGTTGAGACCGGCGCCACACAGCAGCTGAGCTTACCAATGCAGCGGGTAGTATCCGGCGCAGGACGGCTTCGTCGGTTGCTCCCACGGCTGTCTGGTAAGCCTCCAGGGCCGCGAGAAAATCTTCGACGGACTTGGCGTCGCTgtagcccgaaaatgtcggtatcGTCAGGTTCAGGCGTAGCGGGGGTTCCGAGGCCGGCTGGGCGGCGGACGTGCTGCTGGGGAGCTGCTGCGACAATAAAGCGCAGAGAGCTGTCATCTGCCGAAGCAGGTCCTCCGCTACTGGCGGGTCGTCCTCGCAGACGGGCTCGAGAGGGGGCCTCTTGGGCGGCATGGCCAGCAAACGCACACTCCCGAACTACAAATAAACAGCAAAAGCGACAGCGAGCGAAGGGCACGGGCGACAAATGCTACTAACAACACTACAAATACTTTTCTGTCAGTGCCCTCGGGAGTGCGGCAAGACGGGTCGGGCCCCACGTGTGGGCGCCAATTCGTGGGCTATCCTTCCCTAAACCCCACCGGGGTTTCCCTGCCGTTCCGTCTTACAGCTTCCCGAGAACACGGACACAACCAAGAAATGCAGCAATCCAACTTTTATTCCTTACATGCTTATCAGCAGTTCAGCTCCAGTCTGCGGCGTACACACCTCTGTCTTTTTCCCGCGCTCGCTTCTTTTTAAGCAGTTCCGGGGAGAGGGGGTCACGGCTCTCGCCCTTGCCTGCTGTACAGATACGTCGCCCCCTTGTGGCGTCCAcaatgtatatacagggtgtttgttttgatttttacggaatttttataaaaaccgGCCCCGTCATTTTTAAAAGGCCAAAGCCAAGGGCCAAAAGCCAaaaaagccattccacgtttaaaaaatcctgaaacatgcacgTACGTGAATATATCCACCCCCGAATTttcatatgcaaatgagctgaaactgAACAAGCGCGCCTGAGAAGCGCATCACCTTTGTCAacagaggcttatctgggcacctactccaatcatctcgaTCGCACCAAactcacgtggccctctgacgtgaaatgagggcTGTACCAACTGTGTTCCGGGTCACTGTGGTTCCGGctaatttgcatatcaaaattcaggggtggatatcttcacacacattcccagctttcgtggacagcgacgccttgcgccctctcgcggccattgagtgaaacttgccaccaagacaatagaaaagtgctgtagcagctgttctatccaaggtatcgtaatattcccgagGATACACGTTCTGACACCTATTCTAACcttatacaaacgaaaaatatcattatacatgaaatacctttggttccccagacatcccgcttttcggaccgtgaatacatgggaggtatgggTATTTTCACGCAGGAGACGATTTCATCGCTTCATATCTCTGGTAATGTAGGACGCACCGTAATATTACCGTGGATATGCATTGTAGGGTACCACTAGATTCAACATTTGGAAGGAGTGCCAGAGTCACTcaatcgtctgcggttcccTTGTGCGGCAAACTTGGCCCAGATGCCAAATTTAGGAAACAGTCAAAGTGGCTTCTCCGCGTTGCAGCGGTGTGTAGAAGGGAAGTTACCTTTACGCATCCGTTGAACTTTTTGCTGCAtatttagatttagtaactGCTTTTGACTTCAGTTCTTGAGTTAGATACACTTTTGAGAGCATGATTGGTACATTATGCGCCCGCGGGTGGAACACGAATTTTGAAGTGTAATCTCTTGTCATATTAATTACTAAGATGTCGCTGTTCGATGAATTCGTTTGTGTTAACGTATTTGAGCAAATTTTAGCAGTAGACTTTTTGTTTATCGACAATTGCCATTCGGTTTTAAGAACATCTGACAACACAACAGTGCGTGTTCACGTAATTATAGTGGAAACACTGATGATAACTTCTGTGGGAAAAACACCGTCCCGGCCTTGGCCGGCCGACAGTCACACCCTCGGGGCTTCCTCGAGTCAGTCGCCCTCCGGAAGAACTACACAAAAACTATTAAGCAGCAAAGAAGGTTTATTGGTAACCTCACCATTGTGCCCGCGGTCAGCTCCTCCTCATCGTCGCACAGCAACCTCACCGGAACCGTTCCGGCCGCGTGGCTCCCGAGGGGATTCCCCCCACCTCAATTAGAGTGTCGGAATTCACAGCAGGTTGTATCAAAGCCGCCACGGGTTATCTCGAGCAACATAAGTTATCAGTATTAGATTAGTCGCTCGCTATCGGAGGGGG from Ornithodoros turicata isolate Travis chromosome 4, ASM3712646v1, whole genome shotgun sequence encodes the following:
- the LOC135392991 gene encoding uncharacterized protein LOC135392991 — translated: MPPKRPPLEPVCEDDPPVAEDLLRQMTALCALLSQQLPSSTSAAQPASEPPLRLNLTIPTFSGYSDAKSVEDFLAALEAYQTAVGATDEAVLRRILPAALAPSEVPHSTRPTKPSPGPRRPSALLWCDSLQPPYLSRCDLDGSPRGHQCLLRIPQTLTRPGPTSSRGPSCPGPRALPRTHPPGQTPY